From Aeromicrobium sp. Sec7.5, the proteins below share one genomic window:
- a CDS encoding anthranilate synthase family protein translates to MTRLLDELLAQPAFALIRSREADTVTLIGGPRLDVESLADVPVVEGDSTIPRPGPGTPAGPTWDHLVLVPFAQVRERGYEARQDGTPLSVIRADLQVEISLAELLEQLPDVPVEFADRGGFETSDDDYAQVVRQIIDDEIGQGEGANLVVGRHYRAQLESWGHAEALTVLRRLLERERGAFWTFCIFTGDRYLVGASPERHVSVEHGEVRMNPISGTFRLRGLETHTERKTALLDFLRDEKEIYELFMVVDEELKQMCDICHEGGLVLGPYLKPMTHLVHTEYLLSGRTDRDVRDVLRDSMFAATVTGSPVENACRLISRYEPGGRGYYASVAALIGRDADGGQRADAPILIRTADVSVDGRLKVTAGATLVRDSDPAYETAETWAKAGGILSAFGLVDAAPAATEGYDAFTREDDVLIALGARNQRLSQFWLTDQSGAAPEATLQGKRVVVLDGEDDFVNMLSHVFGVLGMTTDVVRHDAYAPGALDGYDLVVVGPGPGDPRDVDDPKISVIHGVVDELLATERPFLAVCLGHQALAHRIGLDLVFKDIVFQGTQSRLEVLGRPETVGFYNTFVARVPDAGLPAGVTVERDEPTGDIHLIAGPHYRGVQFHAESVLTQNGFGILRELVLDLVGR, encoded by the coding sequence ATGACCCGACTGCTGGACGAGCTCCTGGCCCAGCCGGCCTTCGCCCTGATCCGCTCGCGCGAGGCCGACACCGTGACGCTGATCGGCGGGCCGCGCCTCGACGTGGAGTCGCTCGCCGACGTCCCGGTCGTGGAGGGTGACTCCACCATTCCCCGCCCAGGGCCCGGGACCCCTGCCGGCCCCACCTGGGACCACCTCGTGCTCGTGCCGTTCGCGCAGGTGCGCGAGCGCGGTTACGAGGCGCGCCAGGACGGCACGCCCCTCAGCGTGATCCGTGCCGACCTGCAGGTCGAGATCAGCCTCGCCGAGCTGCTCGAGCAGCTGCCCGACGTGCCCGTCGAGTTCGCCGACCGCGGTGGGTTCGAGACGAGCGACGACGACTACGCGCAGGTCGTGCGGCAGATCATCGACGACGAGATCGGCCAGGGCGAGGGTGCCAACCTCGTCGTGGGCCGCCACTACCGCGCGCAGCTGGAGTCGTGGGGTCACGCCGAGGCGCTCACGGTGCTGCGCCGGCTGCTCGAGCGCGAGCGCGGCGCCTTCTGGACGTTCTGCATCTTCACGGGCGACCGCTACCTCGTGGGCGCGAGCCCCGAGCGGCACGTCAGCGTGGAGCACGGCGAGGTCCGCATGAACCCCATCAGCGGCACGTTCCGACTCCGGGGTCTCGAGACGCACACCGAGCGCAAGACCGCGCTGCTCGACTTCCTGCGCGACGAGAAGGAGATCTACGAGCTGTTCATGGTCGTCGACGAGGAGCTCAAGCAGATGTGCGACATCTGCCACGAGGGCGGCCTCGTGCTCGGGCCCTACCTCAAGCCCATGACGCACCTGGTGCACACCGAGTACCTCCTCTCGGGCCGTACCGACCGCGACGTGCGTGACGTGCTGCGCGACTCGATGTTCGCCGCCACGGTGACGGGCAGCCCCGTCGAGAACGCCTGCCGGCTGATCTCGCGCTACGAGCCCGGAGGACGCGGGTACTACGCCTCCGTCGCCGCGCTGATCGGCCGGGACGCCGACGGTGGCCAGCGGGCCGACGCGCCGATCCTGATCCGCACGGCTGACGTGAGCGTCGACGGCCGGCTCAAGGTCACGGCCGGGGCCACGCTCGTGCGCGACTCCGACCCCGCCTACGAGACCGCCGAGACGTGGGCCAAGGCCGGTGGCATCCTCAGCGCGTTCGGCCTGGTCGACGCCGCGCCGGCGGCGACCGAGGGCTACGACGCGTTCACCCGCGAGGACGACGTGCTCATCGCGCTGGGCGCCCGCAACCAGCGCCTGAGCCAGTTCTGGCTCACCGACCAGTCCGGCGCCGCACCCGAGGCGACGCTCCAGGGCAAGCGCGTCGTCGTGCTCGACGGCGAGGACGACTTCGTCAACATGCTGTCGCACGTGTTCGGCGTGCTCGGCATGACGACCGACGTCGTGCGCCACGACGCCTACGCCCCCGGCGCGCTCGACGGCTACGACCTCGTCGTGGTCGGCCCGGGCCCCGGCGACCCACGCGATGTCGACGACCCCAAGATCTCGGTGATCCACGGCGTCGTCGACGAGCTGCTCGCCACGGAGCGACCGTTCCTCGCGGTGTGCCTGGGCCACCAGGCACTCGCCCACCGGATCGGGCTCGACCTGGTGTTCAAGGACATCGTGTTCCAGGGGACGCAGAGCCGCCTGGAGGTCCTCGGGCGCCCCGAGACGGTGGGCTTCTACAACACGTTCGTGGCCCGGGTGCCCGATGCCGGTCTGCCGGCCGGCGTCACGGTCGAGCGCGACGAGCCGACCGGCGACATCCACCTGATCGCGGGCCCGCACTACCGCGGCGTGCAGTTCCACGCCGAGTCGGTGCTGACCCAGAACGGCTTCGGCATCCTGCGCGAGCTCGTGCTGGACCTCGTCGGCCGCTAG
- a CDS encoding ArgE/DapE family deacylase: protein MDIDVDLIRRDLAQLVSIDSVGGSEGEVMAQRWSAATLQGLRLDVDLWRIDLDEMRADPDYPGEEVEREEAWGCVGVSGEGTPALVLNGHLDVVPSGDPESWTGADPWHLHEDDGVWFGRGVCDMKGGVVAIIAAARAVADAGVELVRPFAVHTVIGEEDGGVGTFATLRRGHTGDACLIAEPTAHQVVAANAGSLTFRVEVPGHSTHGSMRPTGTSAIDVFEAVHRAMRELEARRNTAPPEPFTGVPWPISVGILRAGEWASTVPDLVVAEGRHGVMPGESFTEAKAAFEQAVRHADHLFLRENPAVVTWPGGHFAAGALPGSHPFIGEVSDALGTSPEVVGAPYGSDLRLYQAAGIPTVQYGPGDIQHAHAVDEQVSIHDVVTAAEAYARLILTRCT from the coding sequence ATGGACATCGACGTCGACCTGATCCGCCGCGACCTCGCGCAGCTCGTCAGCATCGACTCCGTCGGCGGGTCCGAGGGCGAGGTCATGGCCCAGCGCTGGAGCGCGGCCACCCTGCAGGGCCTGCGGCTCGACGTCGACCTGTGGCGCATCGACCTCGACGAGATGCGCGCCGACCCCGACTACCCCGGCGAGGAGGTCGAGCGTGAGGAGGCCTGGGGGTGCGTCGGTGTCTCCGGCGAGGGCACTCCGGCTCTGGTGCTGAACGGGCACCTCGACGTCGTGCCCTCGGGCGATCCGGAGTCGTGGACCGGCGCCGACCCGTGGCACCTGCACGAGGACGACGGCGTGTGGTTCGGGCGCGGCGTGTGCGACATGAAGGGCGGGGTCGTCGCGATCATCGCGGCGGCGCGGGCCGTGGCCGATGCCGGCGTCGAGCTCGTCCGGCCCTTCGCGGTGCACACCGTGATCGGTGAGGAGGACGGCGGCGTGGGCACGTTCGCGACACTGCGCCGCGGGCACACCGGCGACGCCTGCCTGATCGCCGAGCCGACGGCCCACCAGGTCGTGGCGGCCAACGCCGGTTCGCTGACGTTCCGCGTCGAGGTCCCCGGGCACTCCACGCACGGCTCGATGCGACCCACCGGCACCAGCGCGATCGACGTCTTCGAGGCGGTGCACCGGGCGATGCGCGAGCTCGAGGCGCGCCGCAACACCGCCCCCCCGGAGCCATTCACGGGCGTGCCGTGGCCCATCAGCGTCGGCATCCTGCGCGCGGGCGAGTGGGCCAGCACCGTGCCGGACCTCGTCGTGGCCGAGGGACGCCACGGGGTGATGCCGGGCGAGTCGTTCACCGAGGCGAAGGCTGCGTTCGAGCAGGCCGTGAGGCACGCCGACCACCTGTTCCTGCGTGAGAACCCCGCCGTCGTCACGTGGCCCGGCGGCCACTTCGCGGCCGGCGCGCTCCCCGGGAGCCATCCGTTCATCGGTGAGGTCTCGGATGCGCTCGGCACCTCGCCCGAGGTCGTCGGCGCCCCGTACGGGTCTGACCTGCGCCTCTACCAGGCGGCCGGCATCCCCACGGTGCAGTACGGCCCCGGTGACATCCAGCACGCCCACGCGGTCGACGAGCAGGTCAGCATCCACGACGTTGTCACCGCCGCCGAGGCCTACGCCCGCCTGATCCTCACCCGCTGCACCTGA
- a CDS encoding metallophosphoesterase family protein — protein sequence MSRLVALLVLLAVVVPVGLMVARSTFESSERSISIGAHQAILRPDYSGEIIADFGPLLPLVKVPLDDPRFGIGARIQLGDADVASLDELLARDAVIASQPEGEIAAVEAAMREMWIDSAVRGTGVAVALAAVLVTGWVCIGRERRGQIFAGARQPQPRRVLAVITVGVVVVGSLVVADRSDPSSVDRDVDWVSLEEVFPDLPSDPRIERLEVSDGAALRSGESLIEGAIRTYQESNTFFDKLAETAKDVEVRTPDEGQTVALVVTDRHDNVAIDPTARQIADNAEASMLLDLGDDTSNGASWEEFSINSLAREFDDLPIVAVAGNHDQGSNIADHMEDMGFQLLKGEPTTIEGVRFIGDSDPRSSGLTKGYTGDEDDNISAIKQQDEALTEAACDDGEVAVALVHSSASARDLAQSGCVDLILSGHLHRQVGPDVVISDDGNPTVTLTTGTTGGAIYAFALGTGLRREAQMTLVTFEDGRPVGLQIVDIAPGGTITPQDYVTLADVVAEKAPVDPDNSPTDAPPVGPDTVE from the coding sequence ATGTCGCGTCTGGTCGCCCTCCTGGTGCTGCTCGCTGTGGTGGTCCCGGTGGGTCTGATGGTCGCGCGCAGCACGTTCGAGTCCTCCGAGCGATCCATCTCGATCGGGGCGCACCAGGCCATCCTGCGGCCCGACTACTCCGGCGAGATCATCGCCGACTTCGGCCCGCTGCTCCCGCTCGTGAAGGTGCCCCTCGACGACCCGCGGTTCGGCATCGGTGCCCGCATCCAGCTCGGCGACGCCGACGTCGCCTCGCTCGACGAGCTGCTTGCGCGCGATGCCGTCATCGCCTCGCAGCCCGAGGGCGAGATCGCGGCCGTCGAGGCAGCGATGCGCGAGATGTGGATCGACTCGGCCGTGCGCGGCACGGGCGTGGCCGTGGCCCTGGCGGCCGTCCTCGTGACCGGGTGGGTCTGCATCGGACGCGAGCGTCGCGGGCAGATCTTCGCCGGGGCGCGTCAGCCCCAGCCCCGTCGGGTGCTGGCCGTCATCACGGTCGGTGTCGTGGTGGTGGGCAGTCTGGTCGTGGCCGACCGCTCCGATCCCAGCTCGGTCGACCGCGACGTCGACTGGGTCAGCCTCGAGGAGGTGTTCCCCGACCTGCCCAGCGACCCCCGCATCGAGCGGCTCGAGGTCTCCGACGGTGCGGCGCTGCGCAGCGGAGAGTCGCTCATCGAGGGCGCCATCCGGACCTACCAGGAGTCGAACACGTTCTTCGACAAGCTGGCCGAGACCGCCAAGGACGTCGAGGTCCGCACCCCCGACGAGGGCCAGACCGTGGCGCTCGTCGTGACCGATCGTCACGACAACGTCGCCATCGATCCCACGGCCCGGCAGATCGCCGACAACGCCGAGGCCTCGATGCTGCTCGACCTCGGCGACGACACCTCCAACGGGGCCTCGTGGGAGGAGTTCAGCATCAACTCCCTCGCGCGCGAGTTCGACGACCTGCCGATCGTCGCGGTCGCCGGCAACCACGACCAGGGCTCCAACATCGCCGATCACATGGAGGACATGGGCTTCCAGCTCCTCAAGGGCGAGCCGACGACGATCGAGGGCGTCCGGTTCATCGGCGACAGCGACCCCCGGTCGTCGGGCCTCACGAAGGGCTACACGGGCGACGAGGACGACAACATCTCCGCGATCAAGCAGCAGGACGAGGCGTTGACCGAGGCGGCCTGCGACGACGGCGAGGTGGCGGTCGCCCTGGTGCACAGCTCCGCGTCGGCGCGCGATCTCGCGCAGTCGGGGTGCGTCGACCTGATCCTCTCGGGGCACCTGCACCGCCAGGTTGGCCCTGACGTCGTGATCAGCGACGACGGCAACCCCACCGTCACCCTCACGACGGGCACCACGGGCGGCGCGATCTACGCGTTCGCGCTCGGCACGGGCCTGCGCCGCGAGGCCCAGATGACGCTCGTGACGTTCGAGGACGGTCGTCCGGTCGGTCTCCAGATCGTCGACATCGCGCCCGGCGGCACCATCACGCCGCAGGACTACGTCACGCTCGCCGACGTGGTCGCCGAGAAGGCCCCCGTCGACCCGGACAACTCGCCCACCGACGCCCCGCCCGTCGGCCCCGACACCGTCGAGTAA
- a CDS encoding HelD family protein, with protein MTSPAAAQREIASEQSYVDTVYERLDASADVARALVKEGYARGHVGHEGGLVERDAMVFQATRRLTALNAAHDGLVFGRLDLASGDRRYIGRIGVRDAEREILLIDWRAPAASVFYQATAAEPAGVVRRRVLRCSGSQVVGVEDDLLDSGSAPDDMVVVGEGALLASMSRARDATMHSVVATIQKEQDDAIRAPSRGATIIGGGPGTGKTVVALHRAAYLLYTERRRFESGGVLVVGPSGVFMAYIERVLPSLGETSVTLRSLGEVVDGVKSGRHDEPVAAAAKGSQRMVRVLRRLATEAAPGEPTEYRYFYKDDVLRLDERRLAGLRRHLLHQASYNRAVPRVPAVLAEALWQQVNGERALEKGREGFLEELVDDHRFVSFVEAWWPERDAVEMWGSLRERITDVAHGAFRREELDALKTSWQAETPSIEDVPLVDELRYLLGEVPAQIDDDGDVPKQLMSFERSEREDRRATRSIEDDGYAHVLVDEAQDLSPMQWRMVGRRGRHASWTIVGDAAQSSWPVPAEAEQARLEALEGKPEHRFRLSTNYRNSAEIYGLAADVARRAIPGADLADGVRRTGEQPAHLEVPPGGLTTAVREEAEKLLGRVEGSVAVVAPLALRAALQRELAPVLDAHERLRLLDALDTKGLEFDAVVVAEPDALVGESEAGWRTFYVVLTRATQLLTTVGSTSRWRTEEPA; from the coding sequence GTGACCTCACCTGCTGCTGCCCAACGCGAGATCGCGTCCGAGCAGTCCTACGTCGACACCGTGTACGAGCGGCTCGACGCCTCCGCCGACGTGGCACGCGCCCTGGTCAAGGAGGGCTACGCCCGCGGGCACGTCGGTCACGAAGGCGGTCTCGTCGAGCGCGATGCCATGGTCTTCCAGGCCACGCGCCGGCTCACGGCGCTCAACGCCGCCCACGACGGCCTGGTCTTCGGCCGCCTCGACCTCGCGTCGGGCGACCGGCGCTACATCGGCCGCATCGGCGTGCGCGACGCCGAGCGCGAGATCCTGCTGATCGACTGGCGCGCCCCGGCCGCCTCGGTGTTCTACCAGGCCACCGCCGCCGAGCCCGCCGGCGTCGTCCGCCGCCGCGTGCTGCGCTGCTCCGGCAGCCAGGTCGTCGGTGTCGAGGACGACCTCCTCGACTCCGGCTCCGCCCCCGACGACATGGTCGTGGTCGGCGAGGGGGCGCTGCTCGCCAGCATGTCCCGCGCCCGCGACGCCACGATGCACTCGGTCGTCGCCACGATCCAGAAGGAGCAGGACGACGCCATCCGCGCGCCCAGTCGTGGCGCCACGATCATCGGCGGCGGCCCGGGCACCGGCAAGACCGTCGTCGCCCTGCACCGCGCGGCCTACCTGCTCTACACCGAGCGGCGCCGCTTCGAGTCCGGCGGCGTGCTCGTGGTCGGCCCGTCGGGGGTCTTCATGGCCTACATCGAGCGGGTGCTGCCCAGCCTCGGCGAGACCAGCGTGACCCTGCGCTCGCTCGGCGAGGTCGTCGACGGCGTCAAGTCCGGCCGCCACGACGAGCCGGTCGCCGCCGCGGCAAAGGGCTCCCAGCGCATGGTGCGGGTGCTGCGCCGCCTCGCCACCGAGGCCGCCCCAGGCGAGCCCACCGAGTACCGCTACTTCTACAAGGACGACGTCCTGCGGCTCGACGAGCGCCGCCTCGCCGGCCTGCGCCGTCACCTCCTGCACCAGGCGTCGTACAACCGCGCCGTGCCGCGGGTGCCCGCGGTGCTGGCCGAGGCGCTCTGGCAGCAGGTCAACGGCGAGCGGGCCCTCGAGAAGGGGCGCGAGGGCTTCCTCGAGGAGCTCGTCGACGACCACCGCTTCGTCTCGTTCGTCGAGGCCTGGTGGCCCGAGCGCGACGCGGTCGAGATGTGGGGCAGCCTCCGCGAGCGCATCACCGACGTCGCGCACGGTGCGTTCCGCCGCGAGGAGCTCGACGCGCTGAAGACCTCGTGGCAGGCCGAGACGCCGAGCATCGAGGACGTCCCGCTCGTCGACGAGCTGCGCTACCTGCTCGGCGAGGTGCCGGCCCAGATCGACGACGACGGCGACGTTCCCAAGCAGCTCATGAGCTTCGAGCGCAGCGAGCGCGAGGACCGCCGAGCCACCCGCTCGATCGAGGACGACGGCTACGCGCACGTGCTCGTCGACGAGGCGCAGGACCTCTCGCCGATGCAGTGGCGCATGGTCGGGCGCCGCGGTCGCCACGCCAGCTGGACCATCGTCGGCGACGCCGCGCAGTCGTCCTGGCCGGTTCCGGCCGAGGCCGAGCAGGCCCGCCTGGAAGCGCTCGAGGGCAAGCCCGAGCACCGCTTCCGCCTCTCCACCAATTACCGCAACTCCGCCGAGATCTACGGCCTCGCCGCCGACGTCGCGCGCCGGGCCATCCCGGGCGCCGACCTCGCCGACGGCGTGCGGCGCACCGGCGAGCAGCCGGCCCACCTCGAGGTCCCGCCGGGCGGGTTGACCACCGCGGTGCGCGAGGAGGCCGAGAAGCTGCTCGGTCGCGTCGAGGGCTCGGTCGCGGTCGTCGCGCCGCTGGCCCTGCGCGCCGCGCTGCAGCGCGAGCTGGCTCCCGTGCTCGACGCGCACGAGCGGCTCCGCCTGCTCGACGCCCTCGACACCAAGGGCCTGGAGTTCGACGCGGTCGTCGTCGCCGAGCCCGACGCCCTCGTGGGCGAGTCCGAGGCGGGGTGGCGCACGTTCTACGTCGTGCTGACCCGTGCCACCCAATTGCTCACGACCGTCGGGAGCACCTCCCGGTGGAGGACGGAGGAGCCAGCGTGA
- a CDS encoding enoyl-CoA hydratase-related protein, producing MSELVHLDVADGVATITLDSEHNRNALSRQLVTELREHLASAEGDTDAKVVVIRSAHRVFCSGADLSEASSGSMEEGTRAIVDLQRRIVTSVKPVVVVLGGPVRAGGLGIVGAADIVLAGESVTFALTEVRIAVAAATISLSLLERLAPRFAADVFLTGRTFTAAEAVGAGLVTRAVPDGDLESALAGVLADLAQGHAQGFRETKVLLNHDLVARIDALGDQVAEQSARLFGSDEAREAMLAFLSRKR from the coding sequence ATGTCTGAGCTCGTGCACCTGGACGTCGCCGACGGCGTCGCCACCATCACCCTCGACAGCGAGCACAACCGCAACGCGCTGAGCCGGCAGCTCGTCACCGAGCTGCGCGAGCACCTCGCGAGCGCCGAGGGCGACACCGACGCGAAGGTCGTCGTGATCCGCTCGGCGCACCGCGTGTTCTGCTCGGGCGCCGACCTGTCGGAGGCCTCGAGCGGGAGCATGGAGGAGGGCACCCGGGCGATCGTCGACCTGCAACGCCGGATCGTCACGTCGGTCAAGCCCGTCGTGGTCGTGCTCGGTGGCCCCGTGCGGGCCGGCGGCCTGGGCATCGTGGGTGCGGCCGACATCGTGCTCGCGGGGGAGTCGGTCACGTTCGCCCTGACCGAGGTGCGGATCGCGGTCGCCGCGGCCACGATCTCGCTCAGCCTGCTCGAGCGTCTCGCGCCGCGGTTCGCCGCCGACGTGTTCCTCACCGGACGCACGTTCACCGCCGCCGAGGCCGTCGGCGCCGGACTCGTGACGCGGGCCGTGCCGGACGGCGACCTCGAGTCCGCCCTCGCAGGGGTGCTCGCCGACCTCGCGCAGGGGCACGCTCAGGGCTTCCGTGAGACGAAAGTGCTGCTCAACCACGACCTCGTGGCCCGCATCGACGCCCTGGGCGACCAGGTCGCCGAGCAGTCGGCCCGTCTCTTCGGCAGCGACGAGGCGCGCGAGGCCATGCTCGCGTTCCTCAGCCGCAAGCGCTGA
- a CDS encoding acyl-CoA dehydrogenase family protein has product MTVTTETPTAAFSETRERGELRKAVAQLGAKYGESYFYAAAKEGRKTTELWQEAGKLGYLGVSIPEEFGGGGGDIGDLAAVCEELATTGCPLLLMVVSPAIVGTTIAQYGTQEQKERYLPGLADGTATYAFSITEPDAGSNSHNIVTNAAKAEDGSWVLNGRKTYISGVDEASHLLVVARRSDAKTGKLKPALFMVPTDAEGFTAQVIDMGVISPEKQFTLFFDDVRIPADALIGSEDAGLEQLFAGLNPERIMAASMATGTARWAIRKAVAYAKDREVWGKPIGAHQAIAHPLARLHIDVEMSRLLTQKASALYAAGDLMGAGEAANMAKVAAGEAAAKAVDQAIQTHGGNGLANEYGLVQAVASSRLSNIAPVSREMALNFVAQFSLGLPKSY; this is encoded by the coding sequence ATGACCGTGACCACCGAGACGCCCACCGCCGCCTTCAGCGAGACGCGCGAGCGGGGCGAGCTGCGCAAGGCCGTCGCGCAGCTCGGCGCCAAGTACGGGGAGTCGTACTTCTACGCCGCCGCGAAGGAGGGACGCAAGACCACCGAGCTGTGGCAGGAGGCCGGCAAGCTCGGCTACCTCGGCGTCTCGATCCCCGAGGAGTTCGGCGGTGGCGGCGGCGACATCGGCGACCTCGCCGCGGTGTGCGAGGAGCTGGCCACGACCGGCTGCCCGCTGCTGCTCATGGTGGTCAGCCCGGCGATCGTCGGCACGACCATCGCGCAGTACGGCACGCAGGAGCAGAAGGAGCGCTACCTGCCCGGCCTGGCCGACGGCACGGCGACGTACGCCTTCAGCATCACCGAGCCCGACGCCGGGTCGAACTCGCACAACATCGTCACGAACGCCGCGAAGGCCGAGGACGGCAGCTGGGTCCTGAACGGTCGCAAGACCTACATCTCGGGTGTCGACGAGGCGAGCCACCTGCTCGTCGTGGCGCGTCGCTCCGATGCCAAGACCGGCAAGCTCAAGCCGGCCCTGTTCATGGTGCCGACCGATGCCGAGGGCTTCACCGCGCAGGTCATCGACATGGGCGTCATCAGCCCCGAGAAGCAGTTCACGCTGTTCTTCGACGACGTCCGCATCCCGGCCGACGCGCTGATCGGCTCCGAGGACGCCGGGCTCGAGCAGCTCTTCGCCGGACTCAACCCCGAGCGCATCATGGCCGCCTCGATGGCCACCGGCACGGCTCGCTGGGCGATCCGCAAGGCCGTCGCGTACGCCAAGGACCGTGAGGTCTGGGGCAAGCCGATCGGCGCGCACCAGGCCATCGCGCACCCGCTGGCGCGTCTGCACATCGACGTCGAGATGTCTCGACTGCTGACGCAGAAGGCCTCGGCGCTGTACGCCGCAGGCGACCTGATGGGCGCCGGTGAGGCCGCCAACATGGCCAAGGTCGCGGCGGGCGAGGCGGCGGCGAAGGCCGTCGACCAGGCCATCCAGACCCACGGCGGCAACGGCCTCGCGAACGAGTACGGCCTCGTGCAGGCCGTGGCGTCGTCGCGGCTGTCGAACATCGCCCCGGTCAGCCGTGAGATGGCGCTCAACTTCGTGGCGCAGTTCTCCCTCGGCCTGCCCAAGTCCTACTGA
- a CDS encoding acetyl/propionyl/methylcrotonyl-CoA carboxylase subunit alpha produces the protein MIRSVLVANRGEIARRVFRTCRDLGIRTVAVYSDADAEAPFVREADVAVHLPGNSAAETYLRGDLVLAAAKSAGADAIHPGYGFLSENAEFARSVGEAGLTWIGPTPESIEAMGSKIRAKELMAAADVPILEVDPATATARDFPLLVKASAGGGGRGMRVVERPEDLERELAVARSEAESAFGDGTVFVEPYLPTARHVEVQVMADTHGTIWILGDRDCSIQRRHQKVVEEAPAPNLSDTTREALHTAARNATEAVSYVGAGTVEFLVAGTGDEARPFFLEMNTRLQVEHPVTEQVFGVDLVAAQITVAEGGELGEAPSGPVGHSVEVRLYAEDAADDWSPQTGLLRTFEVPEGVRSDSAVESGSVVSHFYDPMIAKVVAFGDDRRTAIRKLDDALRRTRLHGLVTNRDLLRGVLADDEFVAGRVHTALLPERIEAWTAPTLTGDQKERLVLAGALAQARLASTTARVQSRIPTAFRSVSSQPRVRRFLVGDEEVAVSYTGSIRGLASDVAEVVSAEPRRVVLAVDGVTETYDVAIGPDWVDVDGPHGSLDLVPVPLFVDPADVVAEGSLLAPMPASVMSVAVEAGQKVAKGDTIVVLEAMKMQHTIAAPADGVVTELAASAGQQVESGAVLAVIETEEQE, from the coding sequence ATGATTCGCAGCGTCCTGGTCGCGAACCGCGGCGAGATCGCCCGCCGCGTGTTCCGCACGTGCCGCGACCTCGGCATCCGCACGGTCGCGGTCTACTCCGACGCCGACGCCGAGGCGCCCTTCGTGCGCGAGGCCGACGTCGCGGTGCACCTGCCCGGCAACTCGGCTGCCGAGACCTACCTGCGCGGCGACCTCGTGCTCGCCGCCGCGAAATCGGCCGGCGCCGACGCGATCCACCCCGGTTACGGCTTCCTCTCCGAGAACGCCGAGTTCGCGCGTTCCGTGGGCGAGGCGGGCCTGACCTGGATCGGCCCCACACCGGAGTCGATCGAGGCGATGGGCAGCAAGATCCGCGCCAAGGAGCTCATGGCGGCGGCCGACGTGCCGATCCTCGAGGTCGACCCGGCCACGGCCACGGCCCGCGACTTCCCCCTGCTGGTCAAGGCCTCCGCCGGTGGCGGCGGTCGCGGCATGCGCGTCGTCGAGCGGCCGGAGGACCTGGAGCGCGAGCTCGCGGTGGCGCGCTCGGAGGCCGAGTCGGCCTTCGGAGACGGCACCGTGTTCGTCGAGCCGTACCTGCCGACCGCGCGCCACGTCGAGGTGCAGGTCATGGCCGACACCCACGGCACGATCTGGATCCTCGGCGACCGCGACTGCTCGATCCAGCGGCGCCACCAGAAGGTCGTGGAGGAGGCGCCCGCGCCGAACCTGTCCGACACCACGCGCGAGGCGCTGCACACGGCGGCCCGGAACGCGACGGAAGCCGTCAGCTACGTCGGCGCCGGCACGGTCGAGTTCTTGGTGGCAGGGACCGGAGACGAGGCCAGACCGTTCTTCCTGGAGATGAACACGCGTCTGCAGGTCGAGCACCCCGTGACCGAGCAGGTCTTCGGGGTCGACCTGGTCGCGGCGCAGATCACGGTGGCCGAGGGTGGCGAGCTCGGGGAGGCCCCGAGCGGCCCGGTCGGTCACTCGGTCGAGGTCCGCCTGTACGCCGAGGACGCCGCCGACGACTGGTCGCCGCAGACCGGCCTGCTGCGCACGTTCGAGGTGCCCGAAGGGGTGCGCTCGGACTCCGCGGTGGAGTCGGGCTCGGTCGTGTCGCACTTCTACGACCCGATGATCGCCAAGGTCGTGGCGTTCGGCGACGACCGGCGCACCGCGATCCGCAAGCTCGACGACGCCCTGCGTCGCACCCGCCTGCACGGACTCGTGACGAACCGCGACCTGCTGCGGGGCGTGCTGGCCGACGACGAGTTCGTCGCCGGCCGCGTGCACACCGCGCTGCTGCCCGAGCGGATCGAGGCCTGGACGGCGCCGACGCTCACGGGCGACCAGAAGGAGCGTCTGGTGCTCGCCGGTGCGCTCGCCCAGGCGCGGCTCGCGTCCACGACGGCACGGGTGCAGTCGCGCATCCCCACGGCGTTCCGCAGCGTCTCGAGCCAGCCGCGCGTCCGCCGGTTCCTGGTCGGCGACGAGGAGGTGGCGGTCAGCTACACCGGATCGATCCGGGGGCTCGCCAGCGACGTCGCCGAGGTCGTGTCGGCCGAGCCCCGCCGCGTCGTGCTCGCGGTGGACGGGGTGACCGAGACGTACGACGTCGCCATCGGGCCCGACTGGGTCGACGTCGACGGCCCGCACGGCTCGCTCGACCTCGTCCCGGTGCCGCTGTTCGTGGACCCGGCCGACGTGGTGGCCGAGGGATCGCTGCTGGCGCCGATGCCGGCGTCGGTCATGAGCGTCGCGGTCGAGGCGGGGCAGAAGGTCGCCAAGGGTGACACGATCGTGGTCCTCGAGGCCATGAAGATGCAGCACACCATCGCGGCGCCGGCCGACGGCGTCGTGACCGAGCTGGCGGCGTCCGCCGGCCAGCAGGTCGAGTCGGGCGCCGTCCTGGCCGTCATCGAGACCGAGGAGCAGGAATGA